Proteins found in one Polyodon spathula isolate WHYD16114869_AA chromosome 10, ASM1765450v1, whole genome shotgun sequence genomic segment:
- the LOC121322089 gene encoding ly6/PLAUR domain-containing protein 6-like, whose amino-acid sequence MEPWPAVAWVLLLSLIADWLKAVHSRDFTVQDIIYLHPSTTPYPGGFKCFTCENASDNYECNRWAPDVYCPRATRYCFTRHKMDSSGDSISVTKRCVALEDCLSTGCTQPDHEGHEVCTSCCEGNICNLPLPRNETEAIFATTSPLSGTAQHLHSSSLVLTCISIMFLMLV is encoded by the exons ATGGAACCCTGGCCTGCAGTGGCCTGGGTCCTGCTGCTAAGCCTGATTGCTGATTGGCTGAAAGCAGTCCACTCACGGGACTTTACAGTGCAAGACATCATCTACCTCCATCCTTCTA CCACGCCATACCCTGGTGGGTTCAAGTGTTTCACGTGTGAAAATGCTTCAGATAACTATGAATGCAATCGATGGGCACCAGATGTTTACTGCCCACGAG CGACAAGATATTGTTTCACACGTCACAAAATGGATTCCAGTGGGGACAGTATATCAGTCACTAAGCGCTGTGTAGCTCTGGAGGATTGTTTGTCTACGGGATGCACTCAGCCTGATCATGAAGGACATGAG gtcTGCACTTCTTGTTGTGAAGGAAATATCTGCAACTTGCCATTGCCAAGAAATGAGACAGAGGCAATCTTTGCAACAACTTCTCCACTCAGCGGAACTGCGCAGCATCTTCACAGCAGCTCACTCGTTTTAACCTGTATCAGCATCATGTTCCTGATGCTTGTGTAG